A window of the Labeo rohita strain BAU-BD-2019 chromosome 1, IGBB_LRoh.1.0, whole genome shotgun sequence genome harbors these coding sequences:
- the cdkn2a/b gene encoding cyclin-dependent kinase inhibitor 2A: MMHPEDELTKAAATGNTYHVQFLLSNGVNVNGVNKFGRTPIQVMMMGNTPLAHLLLEYGADPNVADPGTGSTPLHDAARTGFMDTVQLLIRFNADPNATDHYNLRPLDVARQTGHVDVVEFLSRI, translated from the exons ATGATGCATCCCGAGGATGAACTGACCAAAGCAGCCGCCACTGGAAACACTTATCATGTTCAGTTTTTACTATCTAACGGAGTGAATGTCAACGGGGTTAACAAATTCGGAAGAACACCTATACAG GTGATGATGATGGGTAACACGCCTTTGGCTCACCTGCTGCTGGAATATGGAGCAGATCCTAATGTGGCTGATCCCGGGACAGGAAGCACTCCTTTGCACGATGCTGCCAGAACAGGATTCATGGACACCGTGCAGCTTTTAATCCGCTTTAACGCCGATCCCAACGCAACAGATCATTACAATTTACGACCTTTGGATGTGGCACGGCAGACTGGCCATGTGGACGTGGTTGAATTTCTCAGTCGTATTTAA